The Labilibaculum sp. sequence TAGCAACCTTAATGATTAAAGCTGGTGATGCAGACGGCGAAGTTGCCGGTGCTTTAAATGCTACGGGTGATGTATTACGTCCGGCATTTCAGATTATAAAAACAATGCCGGGTATTTCTGTGGTATCAGGTGCTTTTATAATGATTTTAAAAGATAAAACATTTGGTGATAATGGAATGATGGTATTTGCAGATTGTGCAGTTCATCCAAATCCTACAGCAAGTGAATTGGCTGAAATTGCCGTAGCTACTGCAAAAACCACAAAAGCAATTGCTAAAATGGAACCTCGTGTAGCCATGTTAAGTTTCTCTACTATGGGATCTGGTAAACACGAAATGGTTGATAAAGTAGTTGAAGCAACCCGTTTGGCAAAAGAAATGGCTCCGGAATTTCAAATTGATGGTGAAATGCAGGCTGATGCTGCTATTGTAGAAGCCATTGGTGCTCAGAAAGCTCCTAACAGTGCAGTTGCCGGACGAGCTAATGTTTTGGTTTTCCCTACTCTGGAAGTTGGAAATATTGCATACAAACTGGTTCAGCGTTTGGCTGGAGCCGAAGCGGTAGGTCCTATTTTACAAGGAATGGCAGCGCCAATTAATGACTTGTCAAGGGGTTGTTCCGTTAGCGATATAGTAAACTTGGTTGCTATAACAGCGAATCAGGCTGCAGGATTATAATAAATAAAATATCAAACAAAATAAAAAACAAAATTCTGATGAACGTTCTAGTTTTTAATTGTGGCAGCTCTTCCTTAAAGTATCAGTTATTAAGTATGGGTGAAGAAGCCACTTTGTTGGCAAAAGGTCTTGTTGAGAGAATTGGTCTTAAAGAAGGCGTTATTTCTCACAAACCAGAGGGGAAGAAGAAGTTCGAGTCGGTTCAGGATATTCCAAATCATGGAGTAGCAATCGACCTTGTACTAAAAGCACTTGTTCACCCAGAACACGGTGTTATCTCAAGTCTTAAAGAAATTGATGCTGCAGGTCATCGTGTAGCTCATGGCGGTGAATATTTTAAAGATAGTGCCCTTATTGATGCGAAGGTTAAAGAATTGATAGCGTCATGTTGTGAATTGGCGCCACTTCATAATCCAGCTAATTTAGAAGGAATTCTTTCTATGGAAAAACTACTTCCGGGTATTCCTCAGGTTGCTGTTTTTGATACATCTTTCCACCAAACACTCCCACCGGAGGCATTCATGTATGGATTGCCATATGATTGTTACGAAACTCTTCGTGTTCGTAAATATGGTTTTCACGGAACCAGTCATAAATTTGTTGCTAACAAAGCATGTGAAATTTTAGGATGGAACATTGCGGATAAGAAAATTGTTAGCTGTCATTTGGGTAACGGAGCATCTGTTTGCGCAATTGATGGTGGAAAATCTATTGAAACATCAATGGGATTTACTCCAAATGAAGGTTTGTTAATGGGTACTCGTACAGGTAATTTGGATTTGGGTGCACTTCTTTATATCGCTGAAAAGAAAAATTTGTCGATTGATGAAACAAACAAATTGATCAATAAACAAAGTGGATTGGCTGGTATTTCAGGTATCTCTTCTGATATGAGAGATTTGGAAATTGCTGCCGAAGGAGGAAATAAAAGAGCTCAATTAGCTTTGGATATGTTTGCTTATCGCGTGAAGCGTTTTGTAGGCTCATATACTGCATCTATGGGAGGTGTTGATTTGGTTATCTTTACTGGTGGAATTGGCGAGAATGATCCGGTTTCCCGTGCTAAGATTGCTGGTGATTTTGGTTATTTGGGTCTTGATTTTGACTTCGAAAAGAATGATGGTTTACGCGGTAAAGACGCAATTATTTCTAAAGAAGAATCAAAGGTGAAAGCCATGGTTATTACAACAAACGAAGAATTGGTTATTGCTTCAGATACACTGCGTATTGTAAGTGCAGTGGACTAATTCGGCGAATAATTATACAGTAAAGCCCTGTCAAAAGACAGGGCTTTTTTTTTGTGAAAATGATATCTTTTTTAACGGCATTCATTGTTGAGTTGTAAGTTAAAAGTCTTATCAGTCATAAAAAAAATCGTTATAAACTTTTTTTTTGAAACAAAAGATCATAATTGTCGTTAAGGTACTAGTATTCATATAATAAATACTTTTTTGCAGTGTAAATCGAAAACTATTCAATGCTTAGAATATCCATCTTATCAGTTCGGTTTTTTCTTATTTTATTATTGATCTCAAATTCATTTTCTTCTGAAGGGCAGAGAACGAATTTTCGGTTTTATCAATACAACAAAGAGAATAAACTAAATGAAGAATTGGTTAAATCCGCTCAGCAGGATTCTTTGGGAGTATACTATTTCGCTACAGACAAAGGAGTATTATGCTTGCAGAATGATCATTTTGTACCACTTATTTTACCAGAAGGGAAATCGAGCTATTTTAAAGAGTTATTCAGGAGAAAGAATGGAGAACTTTTGGCAGTTTCTGATGATGCTGTTTATAAAATTGCTGGATCATTAGAAAAAGCAGAGCTGGAATTGTTTATAGAATGCAATATTGCTCCTTCTCAACCGAAATACCCCAAGCATTTATTTGAGGATCAGAAGAATAATTTATGGATTACGGATTACAATCATATTTATAGGTACAAAGGGGAGGCTGTTGAAAAATTCGAAATGGAGAACCAAAACATGACTTCATCTTATGTGAGATCTTTTCAGTTTCTGGAGTGTGATAATGGAAATTTAATTGTAGTTTCTCAAAAAGGGTGGTTTTATAGCTTTAATAATCAAAGCAATAAATTTATTGGGCTGAATTTTAATCTCAATCTTATTATTCATTCTTCTTTTAAAATAGGTGCTAATGAATTTTTACTGGGCACCTCTCAGGGAGTTATTAAAATAGTGTTTGATTCTCAAGCCAAAGTCATTAGGAAAGATGTGATAACAGAGGATATTATTGCATCTTGTTTCGAAAGGGTTTCTGATAATAAAATTGTAATTGGAACATGGTTTCAAGGTCTTGCTGAGCTTGATATTGCAGATAAATATTCAGTGACCAATGTTGGAGGTTTTCCTTATTTCACGGTTAATGATATTTTTTTGGATGATTTTGGGAAATATTGGGTATCCACAAATTCGGGCGTTGTGCTTATGGAAAAGAAGTTCTTTTCATATCAATTTCAATCTTCGAATTCGGAATATATTGCATCTATTGATCTTACTGATAATGGGAATGTAAATTTTGCCGGCACAACGGGTGTTTTCAAAGTGAATAATAAAAAAGACATTGAGAGGCTGCCTATCAATTTTGCAGGATCGCTAAATGTTTTTAAGACTTCGGGAGATCTAAAATTAATAGGCACCGAGCAGGGGCGGTTTATTGTTTTTAAAGGCGA is a genomic window containing:
- the pta gene encoding phosphate acetyltransferase is translated as MDLLQKIKENARLSGKTIVLPEGTEERTLQATDILLSEKIAKIILIGNPDEIASEATRLNLKNIGEAIIVDPKNHDKMEAYAEILLELRKSKGMTMEKAMVLVQDPLYLATLMIKAGDADGEVAGALNATGDVLRPAFQIIKTMPGISVVSGAFIMILKDKTFGDNGMMVFADCAVHPNPTASELAEIAVATAKTTKAIAKMEPRVAMLSFSTMGSGKHEMVDKVVEATRLAKEMAPEFQIDGEMQADAAIVEAIGAQKAPNSAVAGRANVLVFPTLEVGNIAYKLVQRLAGAEAVGPILQGMAAPINDLSRGCSVSDIVNLVAITANQAAGL
- a CDS encoding acetate kinase encodes the protein MNVLVFNCGSSSLKYQLLSMGEEATLLAKGLVERIGLKEGVISHKPEGKKKFESVQDIPNHGVAIDLVLKALVHPEHGVISSLKEIDAAGHRVAHGGEYFKDSALIDAKVKELIASCCELAPLHNPANLEGILSMEKLLPGIPQVAVFDTSFHQTLPPEAFMYGLPYDCYETLRVRKYGFHGTSHKFVANKACEILGWNIADKKIVSCHLGNGASVCAIDGGKSIETSMGFTPNEGLLMGTRTGNLDLGALLYIAEKKNLSIDETNKLINKQSGLAGISGISSDMRDLEIAAEGGNKRAQLALDMFAYRVKRFVGSYTASMGGVDLVIFTGGIGENDPVSRAKIAGDFGYLGLDFDFEKNDGLRGKDAIISKEESKVKAMVITTNEELVIASDTLRIVSAVD